In Cyprinus carpio isolate SPL01 chromosome A14, ASM1834038v1, whole genome shotgun sequence, a single window of DNA contains:
- the LOC109101740 gene encoding centrin-2-like has translation MATSPKRPSLGAVAPRKKASPKPELTEEQKQEIREAFELFDTDGSGYIEVKELKVAMRALGFEPKKEEIKKMIGEVDKDATGKISFGDFLTVMTQKMAEKDSKEEILKAFRLFDDDETGKISFRNLKRVAKELGENLTDEELQEMIDEADRDGDGEVNQQEFLRIMKKTSLY, from the exons ATG GCCACTAGTCCCAAAAGACCCTCACTGGGGGCAGTAGCCCCTCGTAAAAAAGCCAGTCCCAAGCCTGAACTGACAGAGGAGCAGAAGCAGGAGATCCGGGAGGCGTTTGAGCTCTTTGACACCGATGGCTCTGGTTATATTGAGGTCAAGGAGTTAAAG GTGGCCATGAGAGCGCTGGGGTTTGAGCCTAAGAAGGAGGAGATCAAGAAAATGATCGGAGAGGTTGATAAGGATGCTACTGGAAAGATCTCTTTCGGTGATTTTCTGACAGTGATGACTCAAAAAATG GCTGAAAAGGACTCCAAGGAAGAAATTCTCAAAGCCTTTCGGCTTTTTGACGATGACGAGACTGGAAAAATATCTTTCCGGAATCTAAAGAGAGTGGCCAAAGAACTCGGGGAAAACCTCACAGACGAGGAGCTGCAG GAAATGATTGATGAAGCAGACCGAGATGGGGATGGAGAAGTGAACCAGCAGGAGTTTCTCCGCATCATGAAGAAAACAAGTTTGTACTGA
- the LOC109059120 gene encoding sterol-4-alpha-carboxylate 3-dehydrogenase, decarboxylating-like: MATRTRPSSKRCAVIGGSGFLGRHLVERLVDRGYTVNVFDIRQAYELPGVTFHQGDLCDRQALLLALKEVSVVFHCASPAPASDDRALFQRVNIDGTRTVIQACHEAGVQKLILTSSASVVFEGTDIKNGREDLPYAKKPIDYYTETKIVQEKLVLEACSKEKGFLTVAIRPHGIFGPRDPQLVPILIDTARRGKMKFIIGDGSNLVDFTYVENVVHGHILAAEHLKADSPLCGQAYHITNDEPVRFWDFMSQILEGLGYSAPRYHLPYTLVYGIALLLWLMALVLRPLIRIKPTFTPMRVALAGTHHYYSCARAKKDMGYQPLVPLREAIVRTVESYPHLRKGA; encoded by the exons ATGGCAACGCGCACGAGACCA AGCAGCAAGCGCTGTGCTGTCATCGGAGGATCTGGGTTTTTGGGCAGGCACCTGGTGGAGCGTCTAGTGGACAGAGGATACACAGTGAATGTGTTTGATATCAGACAGGCCTATGAGCTTCCAGGAGTGACGTTTCATCAAGGGGACTTGTGTGACAGACAG GCCTTGCTGCTGGCTTTGAAAGAAGTGTCTGTAGTGTTTCACTGTGCTTCACCTGCTCCGGCCAGCGATGACCGCGCTCTGTTTCAGAGGGTTAATATCGATGGGACACGGACGGTCATACAGGCCTGTCACGAGGCAGGAGTACAG AAATTGATATTGACCAGCAGCGCTAGTGTGGTGTTTGAAGGAACTGACATCAAGAATGGGAGAGAGGATTTGCCTTATGCAAAAAAGCCAATTGATTATTATACAGAGACCAAAATTGTACAGGAAAAG CTGGTGTTGGAGGCCTGCAGTAAAGAGAAGGGTTTCCTCACTGTGGCTATTCGTCCTCATGGCATCTTTGGCCCCCGGGACCCTCAGTTAGTGCCCATCCTGATAGATACAGCACGCAGAGGAAAGATGAAGTTCATCATCGG AGATGGATCCAATCTTGTGGACTTCACCTATGTGGAGAATGTAGTTCATGGGCATATTTTAGCAGCTGAACACCTCAAGGCTGATTCTCCGCTCTGCGGTCAG GCTTACCACATAACCAACGATGAGCCGGTGCGTTTCTGGGACTTCATGTCTCAGATTCTGGAGGGTCTGGGCTACAGTGCTCCTCGATACCACCTGCCCTACACACTGGTCTATGGGATAGCCCTGCTGCTGTGGCTGATGGCTTTGGTACTGCGGCCTCTGATCCGGATCAAGCCCACCTTCACCCCTATGAGAGTAGCTCTGGCTGGCACCCACCACTACTACAGCTGCGCTCGGGCCAAGAAGGACATGGGTTACCAGCCGCTGGTGCCTTTACGAGAGGCAATAGTGCGCACTGTGGAGAGCTACCCACATCTGCGGAAAGGAGCATAA
- the LOC109065253 gene encoding mucin-2-like, with the protein MSKEADRQSVLRTTKVRTALKGDNSWIQRREQENLEKEEEQKPWITEVRAKRSNGVFEETSTVSSPTANEPQPRPDTDKPKTPTSGYLIRGVFTKTDSKPTSTSSTNGYAGINNFNKKPSESYKKIAPHTIRSSSEKTVQSEPTLSPDEMEKRTEAASTVLKASAPNRRSYVMSAAKKYGSTEKPDSPADISTSSFVAKRVDISDYDTTASVKSVPVQSVNSNTEPVVKEVQPAAPETKSAPKPTPETKPASETKTTIEPKPTIGSKPAPETKPVAETKPTTQTKITESNTSESKPVLENATQPKTASEFKSASQPKPAAETTTTAEPKPEPYTKTKKPITQTTTATDPKPTPEPKPVETKPTTQTTTVTEPKPVEAKPVTTEFKPAIETKTATETKTETKPTTQTTTATDPKLVAETKPKTQTTVASDPKPTSEIKPVETKPTTTTEPKPVETKTATETKSVETKTFTKTITSTDPKPTAEPKPVETKPTTTAEPKPAIETKTATETKTFTQTITKTDPKPTPEPKPVETKTATETKSVETKTFTQTITKTDPKPTPEPKPVETKTATETKSATQPKPAPESKSEPVPEKSLSDTLISFSTEPASSGQADPGVDLLSQDLLTDSSSVPQTKKTHKTLDLLADDLIPFSTATTSLDDEFDPIAASSEPTKSPHWYSPPKPDSRSMDTFNHFQHPVDLVADVPADVLVSLTEDDISFDPKRDWETNMETYKTSIKTVQSSVQEKLPESDSKKGFVFVKEYVNNSPLDGSSSDYVSSTTSNYNYSSPSYYSRREMTPCTYCGEMVGTDAKITIEHLNISCHPSCFKCGICSKPMGDLLYNMFLHRGTVHCESCYSNVL; encoded by the exons ATGTCCAAAG AGGCGGACAGACAGTCGGTTTTGCGGACCACAAAGGTCCGCACCGCTCTGAAAGGAGACAACAGCTGGATACAGAGACGAGAGCAAGAAAATCTTGAGAAAGAGGAGGAGCAGAAACCGTG GATCACTGAAGTGCGAGCGAAGCGCTCAAATGGTGTGTTTGAAGAAACAAGTACTGTTTCCTCACCCACGGCCAATGAGCCCCAGCCCAGACCCGACACAGACAA ACCAAAAACACCTACATCTGGATACTTAATCAG AGGGGTATTCACAAAAACTGATTCCAAGCCAACATCAACTTCATCCACCAATGGATATGC TGGAATAAATAACTTCAACAAAAAGCCATCTGAGAGTTACAAGAAAAT AGCCCCCCACACAATTCGGTCCAGCAGTGAAAAGACAGTGCAGTCTGAACCAACTCTGAGTCCAGACGAAATGGAAAAGAG gacagAGGCAGCCAGCACTGTGCTGAAGGCCTCGGCACCAAATCGACGCTCATACGTAATGTCAGCTGCAAAGAAATACGG ATCTACAGAGAAGCCTGACAGCCCTGCTGATATCAGCACTTCTTCCTTTGTTGCCAAAAG GGTAGATATCAGTGATTATGACACTACAGCATCTGTTAAGTCTGTGCCTGTGCAAAG tGTTAATTCAAACACTGAACCAGTGGTGAAGGAGGTCCAGCCAGCAGCACCTGAGACTAAATCTGCACCTAAGCCTACACCTGAGACTAAACCTgcatctgaaacaaaaacaacaattgaaCCCAAACCCACAATAGGCTCTAAACCAGCACCTGAAACTAAGCCAGTGGCTGAAACTAAACCTACAACACAAACTAAAATAACCGAATCGAACACATCAGAATCTAAACCAGTGCTAGAAAACGCAACACAGCCTAAAACAGCATCTGAGTTTAAATCAGCTTCACAACCTAAACCTGCAGCTGAAACTACAACAACAGCTGAACCTAAACCAGAACcatatactaaaactaaa aaacctaTAACACAGACTACAACAGCAACTGATCCTAAACCCACACCAGAGCCTAAACCAGTTGAAACTAAACCTACCACACAAACTACAACAGTAACAGAACCTAAACCAGTTGAAGCTAAACCTGTAACAACTGAATTTAAACCAGCAATTGAAACTAAAACAGcaactgaaactaaaacagaaactaaaccTACAACACAAACTACAACAGCAACTGATCCTAAATTAGTGGCTGAAACTAAACCTAAAACACAGACTACAGTAGCGAGTGATCCTAAACCCACATCAGAAATTAAACCAGTTGAAACTAAACCTACAACAACAACCGAACCTAAACCAGTTGAAACTAAAACAGCAACTGAAACTAAATCAGTTGAAACTAAAACTTTCACAAAAACTATAACATCAACTGATCCTAAACCCACAGCAGAGCCTAAACCAGTTGAAACTAAACCTACAACAACAGCCGAACCTAAACCAGCAATTGAAACTAAAACAGCAACTGAAACTAAAACCTTCACACAAACTATAACAAAAACTGATCCTAAACCCACACCAGAGCCTAAACCAGTTGAAACTAAAACAGCAACTGAAACTAAATCAGTTGAAACTAAAACCTTCACACAAACTATAACAAAAACTGATCCTAAACCCACACCAGAGCCTAAACCAGTTGAAACTAAAACAGCAACTGAAACTAAATCTGCAACTCAACCCAAACCAGCACCCGAATCCAAGTCTGAACCAGTTCCAGAGAAAAG CCTGTCTGACACCCTGATATCCTTCAGCACAGAGCCTGCCAG TTCTGGCCAAGCGGATCCGGGAGTAGATCTTCTCAGTCAGGATCTGCTCACAGACAGCAG TTCTGTGCCTCAGACGAAGAAGACACATAAAACTCTGGACCTGCTCGCAGATGATCTCATTCCCTTCAGTACTGCTACCACCAG cttagATGATGAGTTTGATCCAATAGCAGCATCGAGTGAGCCCACAAAGAG CCCTCACTGGTACAGTCCTCCTAAACCGGACTCGAG ATCCATGGATACATTCAATCATTTTCAGCATCCTGTGGATTTGGTTGCTGA TGTGCCAGCAGATGTTTTGGTTTCCTTGACTGAAGATGACATTTCATTTGATCCTAAAAG GGACTGGGAGACTAACATGGAAAC TTACAAAACCAGCATCAAAACAGTGCAGAGTTCAGTCCAGGAGAAGTTACCAGAATCCGACTCCAAGAA gGGCTTCGTCTTTGTTAaggaatatgtgaataactcgcCTCTTGATGGCAG cagctCTGACTATGTGTCATCAACAACCTCTAACTACAACTACAGCAGCCCCAGCTATTACTCCAG